CTCTGCAGCTAATTGCTGTATGGAATCACAGAAATCATATGTTCAGCAGCACTGGCCATGCAGAGGAACATAAAAGAAGGAACTACAGTATGTGAGAAGGTCTAAGGGCTTATACGTGCTGATGTCATTCTATAGATCACACAGGAGAGACTGCCCTTCTGTCTACACAGGAAAGCAAACTCTGTACTGGTGATCAGATTGGGGTCCCATGGCCCCACTACCCaaaatgaaaatttaaaaaatgtatggaCACAACACAGCTCTATTCATGTGAACAGAGCCACACCATTTAAGGGTACCTgttaccagttttatggtgtcctaactaagggcaacataaataagtgactgattctcttagcaaaatgctgggtcactttctttaattgacccagtcaatttgCCAACATCTtgcattgaaaagctccagctgataatgatgagtcctgaatattcatgagctcctgactctccccgccttcctgctgctgaatgacagttattttccatatgaatcagcagcaaatgggcaggggagtggctatagctctgaattaaatatacgctggactcaatgacatcacgctggactcaaataagctcattagcatgtggcatccggcattttgtgtgtatattatgaggtaaccatctgtcacaccagtaagtgaatacgtctaaggcactttttagtagttaatgattgtatataattagttagattataatcaaatatccacatgacaggttccctttaactgtacCTTCTTCACTCTAAGAACTGGTGAAGGACGACAACCAATAAGGAAGTAATTTCATTTCTGTGCAATTTTGAATTGATTTAACCCCTTATAATTAGAgggcctaactatatatttttaacttttatggggacaaaactgaagcattttcctccggttttgagatcctctgccggatctcaaaaccgcaaAGGGGAACTAAGATGTAGCTaatactgcagaaccccttttctACATCTCTGCTTGACCAGCCCCTTTTACAAGAACATTTTTGCTTATTTATCTCACCAGAGCTAAAACAGACAAGATGAATCCACAGGAAGAATTTTCTGGAGCTGAAGTGCAAGAGATAAAGTCCTACATACAAGATGGAGATCTCAGCGGCGCCATTGAAAGAATAAAGAGTTATTTACAGAGTTTGGAAAACGCTACTTTGAACATTGCAGTAACGGGAGAGTCGGGGACTGGGAAATCCACTTTTATCAATACTTTCCTTGACTTGAGTGATGAAGATggtgcaaaaacaggagtggtggAGACCACAATGAATCCAGAGGCTTACTCCCATCCAAAATATAGAAATGTCAAGTACTGGGACCTTCCAGGGATAGGAACACCGAATTTTAAGGCAGAAGATTATCTCCATAAGGTCCAttttgccaactatgactttttCATCATTATTGCATCTGAACGCTTCAGGGAATGTAACATCCAGCTTGCTCAGGCTGTGCAGGCCATGAAGAAAAAATTCTATTTTGTAAGATCAAAAATTGGGCAAGACATGTATTCTTCTAAAAAGAAAAAGGGCAAGACGTTCCATGAGGAGACTATACTGAAAGAGATCAGGAAAGACTGCCTTAAATGTTTTCAGAAAGAAAATATTAACAACCCTACGGTTTTTCTTCTTGACTGCTTGGAGAAAGGCAAATATGACTATGATCTACTGCAAGAAGTTATGGAGAGGGAACTTCCGAATCAGAAGAGACATGTCTTCCTGATGTCCTTGCCTAATATTTCTCTATCTGTGCtagaaaagaagatggaggcttTGAGACAGCAGATATGGAAAAAGGCGACCCTGTCCTGTGCCGCCGCTGCGCTGCCTATTCCGGGCCTGGGTATCGCATGTGATCTCACCATTCTGGTGAAGACTATGAGAGAATATCAAACCGTATTCGGCTTGGATGAAGGCTCCCTCAACAAATTATGCCAACTTTCGGGTAAAAGCATGAGCAATTTGAAATCGGTGCTCAAGTCCCCCCAAGTGATTGGAGAATTAAATAAAGAGATTGTCATTAAAATGATTTCGAAGGGAACCATGGGGGCGGTCATGCTGGCTGAACATCTGAAAAGCAGCATTCCCATGTTTGGCTCCTTGGCAGCAGGAGGCCTCTCGTATGTGATGACTTATAAGATGCTGAAAGGATTCTTGTTAGAATCCGCTCAGGATGCACAAAGGGTTCTTATAAAAGCCTCAGAAGATCAAGTGTAATGAATGGAAAGtagaaaagagaaacagaactGCTCCGGATATCTTGTGCATGCGCAGTTGACTCCTACTTCCCTGGTACACTTGCTTCAGCTTCATCGGTGGTTGGGACAGAGCTTCCCATTGAGATGATTTTGCTGAAACAGAGCTCTTGCAGAAGTCGGGCAAGGCAGTGACTGAACTCTGCCTCAGGTGTCAGCTAGACAGGACTCTGTCACTATCTCTCCTGACTTCCAGTGCATGATCCAAGATGAAGTCAGAGTAAGTACACCCGGTTTCACAGCACATGCTGACACTGGACCCTCTTTGGCTTGTCAATCACTCATATGAACAGAACTGAGTCAAGGTAGCCCCACAGAACAGCattttgaagaggccacggcggTGAGGTGAGTGCCGTGGCCTCTTCCataagccagtgacatcacaattatCAGTCACATGAGTTATGTGCAgtttagtcccattcaagtgaaaaggCCTGGGATGCAATACCAACcccagccactatataatgtacagtgctgtgcttggtattctgTGAGGAGGCCGAtaaacatgacgtcactggcccagGAAGTGGCCGCAGGGCTCAcaacctcttcaaatagctgatcggtggtgaTGCCGGGTGTTGGattcccaccaatctgatattgaagacctaacTGAAGGACAAACCATTAATATTCTACTCCCGTAAAACCTCCTTAAAGTATCTAATATTAACAGACAAGGTCGCCATGTATAGTTGGGTCTATAGAGACAGCTTCTTCTGGAGGAGAGCCATTTTGGAGGCCATATTAATATCAACACCTTCAAGACTGAAAAGCAAAGTCTGTGAATATCAATAAAGTTGTATCATAAGAGGATTCATCTCACTATTGATTTTCACTCATCAGGTTCCGTCTTCAGATGTTGGAATAAATAAGAGACTCCTGTACTTCACGTTGCTGCTTGATTTGCAGAGGTTTATTAAGGTGGGATTTCCAGTACAATTAGTGCTGAACGTTTTCGGCCTTCATCAGGAGTACTGTAAGATACATGAAAACAGAGGAATCAGACGTAGAGCAAGTGCAATAAGGTGGTGGAAGCAGGTAACATCGTTCacaattagtgatgatcgagcaccaaagtattcgggtgtttggcccgaacacattgctatattattaaaatttgccctaaagaaacagttttcggatgtgtattacacgcacacactacagagacagtagatatATGTTCTCTACTCTTGAGAAGTTTGGTTTCTCAGGTCCCATCTTAAGAGGCATCCAAGCCTTATATCAAAATCCCTCAGCCAGAATATTGACAAATGATATGCTCTCAAGTCCATTTTCCTTGACAAACGGAACACGACAAGGATGTCCACTATcccctattttatttattttagcactAGAACCCTTTGCCGAAACAATTAGAATGTCACCAGAGATCTCAGGTATAAAAATTGGAGATAAAACTCATAAAATAGGATTATTTGcagatgacatcatcatatgcaCAACAGACCCCATTAAATCCCTGAATAAAATACAATCCTTTATCCACAACTTTGGCTCTCTCTCATACTACAAAGTAAATGATACGAAATCTCTCATATTAAGCATGAATCTGACCAACAACAAAAAATGTATCATTCAATCCACATTTCCATACAGGTGGCAGGACAACAGTATTCCCTACTTAGGCATCAACCTTTCATTCCCTGTCGAAACTATGATTGATAATAACTTTAATCCCCTATTACTTAAACTACAAAATGAACTTACTCACCTGAACTCCTATGAATTATCCTGGTGGGGCAGACTTGTACTATACAAAATGATAATACTACCTAAGATTCTGTACCATTTTCGCACTATCCCCCTACCTATCCCAAGACAGATATTACAAAAATTCCAGACCCAACTTAGTAAATGTATCTGGTCCAATAAACCCCCAAGAATAGCGACTGGAATTTTAACCAGGCACAAAAGACATGGAGGCCTAGGTCTGCCTGACATAAAATCCTATCATATAGCGACCATACTAGATCAATCCATAGATTGGTGGCCCCCAATGAAGGACAAATTATGGATagacatagaaaaaaatataagcgGACCACACGAATTACACTCCTTACATCTAGCCTCCACAATAGGAAAAGTGAGAAATTCTTCTCTCTCCTTTCCTACAATTAAGGCGACCATACAAGCACGGAAGATTTATATCTCAACATGCTCTTCATTCCCAACTTTAAAAATACTAGATATCCCTCTTCAATCACTGGAAATACTTATCCCTGATCTAACGCTTTCAATTTGGATCAAAGCGGGCATAAGGTATATTCATAATCTGTATAAAGACAATATAATACATAactttctgtatttgcaaaacaaaTACAACCTAAATAAATCCGATCTATACATATACCTGCAAATTCGTACTTTTTAAATAATACCACCTACACACATCTAGCGATCCGCCACCTCAGACACATGTATATACAACAAACAGATTAGGCAAATTGGGGAAAGGGATTAAAATATTCCACTCCCAACTATGAGAACCTTACTTAGAATCTCACACCTCACATATAAAAAAGTGGGAGAGAGATTTAAATATAAAAGTTTCTCtgccccaatggaaaaaagctttCACGACTTCAATTTGCAGCTCATCCTGCACTGAACACCATGAAGCCGACTCTAAACTAATATATAGATGGTGCTACACACCATACAGACTATCCAGGATTTAGGAGAATACACCCAGTATGTGCTGGAGAGGATGCAACCAGACAGGCACTGTCCCCACATATTCTGGGAATGCCCACCCATATCTAACTTCTGGCAAGAAATCAACAACCTAATCCTAAATGTCATAGGAGTGAAACTCCCTTTCAGAccagaaatatttattttaagatTAAATTTAGACAATTTATCTCCCTCTCAAAAAACTGTACTCTGTCATATACTTACAGCTTCCCTCCAGGGTATCGCACAACACTGGAAATCCACACTCACCCTTCCCATTTCACGGATAATCAGGAAAGTAAATCTTAACTGCAGATTCGAAGAAATGATAGCAAACAGTAATAATACATCTGCCAAATACTATAAAACTTGGGTGCCATGGAGGTCTACAGTCTACGCCACTCTACTAGATCCATAAGATCAACCGAACTAAAACTCCAACTTTTATCAATATAGGTGGAACTATATAAccctgttcttttatttattttttattttttcgctgTCATACTGTATTTTCCTCTTGGGAATTTTATCATCCCTCATTCATAGCAAACCATATAGACCAGAATAAGGTTTATTTGAGGAAACTGTTACTAATCTTGATAATGCGTCTTTACTATAATAATATTATCCACTTGGCTGTTTGTCTCATGCTGTAAAGACAAACGTATAGTTTCTTCCATCTGCAATGTTTAGCAGGTGGAACGGCATTTTATTGTCCTCTATTATCTTTTATTGATActaaaccaataaaaactattgaaacagagacagtagatgaggactggcccccgattatttaaatttacgctaaagaaacagttttcggatggcgcactctatatgtcacagaaaaccacacactatggacactagattaggcccagattattggaatttgccctaaagaaacagtcaAACACACGCACAgtggtccttaaaaggactttggggtctttgaaaagcttttggtagtaaaaacagcacatttctctccctgcactatctgtcccttcctcggcacggatgtccctgagactgatcagtttagtgcaggtaaaatgtattGCTGCTGTAaaacacacacaatagtccttaaaggggatatccgagttaataaaaagaaaactcttAAAACCCATTAGGATATACATAGAATTTGGTTAGGCTAGATTTCATCAACCCCATATGTCcaccttttcatggttctgtCATTGCTGTGTTTACACGCTGAGGTACACGCTGAGGTACATGCTGAGGTACATGCTGAGGTACACGCTGAGGTACACACTGAGGTACACGCTGAGGTACACGCTGAGGTACACGCTGAGGTACACGCTGAGGTACACACTGAGGTACACACTGAGGTACACGCTGAGGTACATGCTGAGGTACACACTGAGGTACATGCTGAGGTACACGCTGAGGTACACGCTGAGGTACATGCTGAGGTACATGCTGTGTTTGCACGCTGAGGTACACGCTGAGGTACATGCTGTGGTACACGCTGAGGTACATGCTGAGGTACACGCTGAGGTACACGCTGAGGTACATGCTGAGGTACATGCTGTGTTTACACGCTGAGGTACATGCTGTGGTACACGCTGAGGTACACACTGAGGTACACGCTGAGGTACACACTGAGGTACACACTGAGGTACACGCTGAGGTACACGCTGAGGTACATGCTGAGGTACATGCTGAGGTACACGCTGAGGTACATGCTGAGGTACACGCTGAGGTACATGCTGAGGTACATGCTGAGGTACAcgctgtgtttacatgctgagGTACACGCTGAGGTACACGCTGAGGTACACGCTGAGGTACACGCTGAGGTACATGCTGAGGTACATGCTGAGGTACACGCTGAGGTACACGCTGAGGTACATGCTGAGGTACACGCTGAGGTACATGCTGAGGTACATGCTGAGGTACAcgctgtgtttacatgctgagGTACACGCTGAGGTACACGCTGAGGTACATGCTGAGGTACACGCTGAGGTACACGCTGAGGTACACGCTGAGGTACATGCTGAGGTACACACTGAGGTACACGCTGAGGTACACGCTGAGGTACACGCTGAGGTACACACTGAGGTACACGCTGAGGTACATGCTGAGGTACATGCTGAGGTACATGCTGAGGTACATGCTGAGGTACACGCTGAGGTACATGCTGAGGTACATGCTGAGGTACATGCTGAGGTACACGCTGAGGTACATGCTGAGGTACACGCTGAGGTACACGCTGAGGTACACGCTGAGGTACATGCTGAGGTACATGCTGAGGTACACGCTGAGGTACATGCTGAGGTACATGCTGAGGTACACGCTGAGGTACACGCTGAGGTACACACTGAGGTACATGCTGAGGTACATGCTGAGGTACATGCTGAGGTACACGCTGAGGTACACGCTGAGGTACATGCTGAGGTACATGCTGAGGTACATGCTGAGGTACATGCTGTGTTTACACGCTGAGGTACACGCTGAGGTACACGCTGAGGTACACGCTGTGGTACACGCTGAGGTACATGCTGAGGTACATGCTGTGTTTACACGCTGAGGTACACGCTGAGGTACACGCTGAGGTACACGCTGTGGTACACGCTGAGGTACACGCTGAGGTACACGCTGAGGTACATGCTGAGGTACACACTGAGGTACACGCTGAGGTACACGCTGAGGTACACACTGAGGTACACGCTGAGGTACACGCTGAGGTACACGCTGAGGTACATGCTGAGGTACATGCTGAGGTACATGCTGAGGTACACGCTGAGGTACATGCTGAGGTACACGCTGAGGTACACGCTGAGGTACACGCTGAGGTACACGCTGAGGTACATGCTGAGGTACATGCTGAGGTACACGCTGAGGTACATGCTGTGTTTACACGCTGAGGTACACGCTGAGGTACACGCTGAGGTACACGCTGAGGTACACGCTGAGGTACGCGCTGAGGTACACGCTGAGGTACATGCTGAGGTACACGCTGAGGTACACGCTGAGGTACACGCTGAGGTACATGCTGAGGTACATGCTGAGGTACACGCTGAGGTACATGCTGAGGTACATGCTGAGGTACACGCTGAGGTACACGCTGAGGTACACACTGAGGTACATGCTGAGGTACATGCTGAGGTACATGCTGAGGTACACGCTGAGGTACACGCTGAGGTACATGCTGAGGTACATGCTGAGGTACATGCTGAGGTACATGCTGTGTTTACACGCTGAGGTACACGCTGAGGTACACGCTGAGGTACACGCTGAGGTACATGCTGAGGTACATGCTGAGGTACATGCTGTGTTTACACGCTGAGGTACACGCTGAGGTACACGCTGAGGTACATGCTGAGGTACATGCTGAGGTACACGCTGAGGTACATGCTGAGGTACATGCTGAGGTACACGCTGAGGTACACGCTGAGGTACATGCTGAGGTACACACTGAGGTACACACTGAGGTACACGCTGAGGTACATGCTGAGGTACACACTGAGGTACATGCTGAGGTACACGCTGAGGTACATGCTGAGGTACACACTGAGGTACACACTGAGGTACACGCTGAGGTACATGCTGAGGTACACACTGAGGTACATGCTGAGGTACACGCTGAGGTACACGCTGAGGTACACGCTGAGGTACATGCTGAGGTACatgctgtgtttacatgctgagGTACATGCTGAGGTACACGCTGAGGTACACGCTGAGGTACATGCTGAGgtacatgctgagggggcgtgtaccgacaaagcctgagctctgcctcatgaatatttctgggcgtgaacaacctgaccttcccctcaccctgctctgcacaATCTTCTCCTAGCTCACACCGGCAGAAGATCTTCCTGTCACATTGCagctgccggatccgccgatcagtcTGACAACTGACagaatttgtagacggatcctggtgcggatccatctagaaatgcattgcaagaacggatccgtctatccgcttgtcatgcggatggacggatccctctggcagtctttttcacagttttcccggtctgtgcatgtgcagactggaaggacggatccgtccctcgGTTGTTTTgcgatgccggatccggcaggcagttccgtcgtcggaactgctcgccggatcactatgctgcaagtgtgaaagtagacttagtccTGCGACCTCTCGCCGTGCTGcgcttatagtcaatggggacagagcggcactgccaaatagcggcagggcggatccgacagggtgaacagcctgtcggatacgtcctgccgctagtgtgaaagtaccattatcagtatctgtatctaagcaatatctatattattcaaatatatattcactatggatattgcttagataaataTATACTGAATATTGGTGGCAGATATGGATTATGTATAGCTGAATCAAAAAATATGATggccaattatttatttatttttcccaggGGGTGTTCAATGTGTAATGTCtactagtgggggggggggggggggggacagggctGTAAGAGCGATCCCCAGACGCAGAGGGGAACGGGTACAAACTGCCACCTCTAGCCCCAGTGAGTGCAGGAGCGATAAACATACCCTGCTGCCGGAGAAGAGGTCGCCTCGGCTCTGGTATGTACTGCGCATGAGCGATCGCATACCCGAGGCAgtgtgaggagagctggaggggggcgGGCACCAGAGgcgctgacgtctcgtttacagagccTGGCCACGCCCTCAAGCAGGGAGGAGCCTGTAAACGAGGCGTCAGCGCCGGCTTACTGacgtcgggggtcacatgacccagaaCTGAACTGGCCAAACAGTGAAAGATAGCTTATGTAAGTGATTTGAAGAAACTTTCATTGGATTATAATAAGAGTAATTAGAATACATTTATTttagttggataacccctttaaggacttttgggtctttgaaaagctttcttagaataataactgagaatttcgctccctacactgcctttccctccctaccctctgctctccctgactatgaccgAGCACTTGTCATCGGGTGGTATATAGCACGcaatgacgcgttccggacagccaatcactgtaatgccagcagccaacatgactACTGGCATTACAAAAAATAGTAgtaagacagcactactcactgagACTTTAGTGGTGGTTCCAGCGGTGTCGAATCCTGGCCTATGGACTCCCAGATGTATTCCTTTCTGCAACTGCTATGCTGGCATTAccgtgatggcagtacttacctgcatgtttattggctgcttagtgaAAGCCgtgaaacatgcggggaggagacttgagcacatgtggtactcggccgagcatgctcgctcatgaCTATTCACAATCCATGTCCTACATATGGCTGCCTCCTGCCCAGGGGGCATGTTCAATCAGATACATGAATCGTGATGGTGTAAAGTAGACATATACAGAACAGTATTAGGTAGAATACAGTATTAAGAGAAAGTAAATGCTACGTGAGACATTTAGAAGTTCATATTAGAGATCCATGGTGCGTCAAGAGGGTCTCCGGTATCAATAGTTGGTGAGGTGGTGAAGCCATGCCAGGAGCTGTGGTCACAAGTAGGCTCAATCAATATATTGTAGATGTGAGGTACATAGATGGGCCTAGTGGATGTAATCAAGTCACAGTTAAGGATCCAGTCATAAAAGACACAGCAATATAAGAAAAACATTTCTGTGGAGGAGGACATGGGTGTAGCTTACCTGGCTGAGCCTCACCGGGGTTTAGGTTAGAGGTTAGGAGGAAGCAAGGGCCCTCTGGAGTATAGTGGCGCAAAAGTGGATGAGGCAAATGCCTCCTGAGTATGACACTGGGCCGCATGGCATGATGGTGTCCTTAAGAGTAAATACGCTGGAAGCGCACAAGGAGTAGGGTGGTCCCGTGGGCCAGGATGTGGGAGGCTTGGGAGCTACTGCGCAAGCGCACAGGGTGGAGGGTGAAAAAAAGATGGCCAGCGCTGTGGAATGATGTAGAGCACATGTGCCGCTACAGCCGGGAATAGGGGAACGGaaagggggggaggagggacagagggacagctGAGTGGGAGCAAAGGGATCGGGCACAGAAAGGGCTGTCTAAAGGAGTGAGAAGAGAAAGGGGAAAGAAGGAAAAGTGAGGAAAAGAAAAGGCAGCGGGGAAGGGAAAAATGAAAAGGAgtgggaaaaaagaagaaaagagaaaaagaaaaggaaaatacaatatttaaataaataaaaaacaataaaaaaaatctaaatgttgaataaaaaattatgaagataaaaaataaaaataaaaagttaaaaataaacaaaatgaaAATTATAGGGGGaaaaatggaaaaagaaaaaaaggaaaaagaaaaagagaagagaaaaggagataaaaaaaggaaaaggaaaaggaAAGAGAACCCTTAGACTGATTGGTAGACTAGAACTAGAACGTGGGTCATAGGATTCCTATTTCTAAGGATAGAGCTACATTGATGAAAGACTGAATTGCTATTTGACTGGAGGGGGAGATCCATCACGCTGTCGGGTCCTCCGGAACCGGGCAGTGTTCCAGTGAACAGGATTAAGCTGGGCCATAACCATCCTGGCAGGACGGGGACACTGCCTTCATAGCCCTTTCTTCTCCCAATGCTTTGTCTTCTCACTGATGGATCCTGGCAGCCGGCATCTGCTAAACATTAGCTCCACCGCAAATAAGTCTATAGGTTTCTGCATCTGTACATATGTGGACGCGAGGGTGGACGTCCATGTGGGCGATCAGGTGTCCATGTGTATGGAGGAATGCGTGGACATGTGAAAGTCCAGGTTCACCAGTGAGCACATGGGTCTGTGTGCACCAGAGATTATACCGGAGAACGTCTGCATTAGCTGATAGCAGGTCATGGCTGTCTTCTGGA
The Bufo gargarizans isolate SCDJY-AF-19 chromosome 2, ASM1485885v1, whole genome shotgun sequence genome window above contains:
- the LOC122927137 gene encoding interferon-inducible GTPase 5-like → MNPQEEFSGAEVQEIKSYIQDGDLSGAIERIKSYLQSLENATLNIAVTGESGTGKSTFINTFLDLSDEDGAKTGVVETTMNPEAYSHPKYRNVKYWDLPGIGTPNFKAEDYLHKVHFANYDFFIIIASERFRECNIQLAQAVQAMKKKFYFVRSKIGQDMYSSKKKKGKTFHEETILKEIRKDCLKCFQKENINNPTVFLLDCLEKGKYDYDLLQEVMERELPNQKRHVFLMSLPNISLSVLEKKMEALRQQIWKKATLSCAAAALPIPGLGIACDLTILVKTMREYQTVFGLDEGSLNKLCQLSGKSMSNLKSVLKSPQVIGELNKEIVIKMISKGTMGAVMLAEHLKSSIPMFGSLAAGGLSYVMTYKMLKGFLLESAQDAQRVLIKASEDQV